Proteins from a genomic interval of Polaribacter sp. Q13:
- a CDS encoding ACP phosphodiesterase, with protein MIGNFIADHIRGNNYEGFSKEIQQGIFLHREIDTFTDAHKIVRKSKRRLHKRYRHYDGVIIDIFYDYFLAKNWADYSDVSLDVYTKSVYKLFSKISDDLPVKSQNFIKYMIEYNILFNYQYKDGIAKVLNGMNTRTKGKSQMNLAIEDLRLLEDELQEDFTLFFKDLIEHTNKKFKELTDIQYKNK; from the coding sequence ATGATTGGTAATTTTATTGCAGACCATATTAGAGGTAATAATTACGAAGGTTTTTCTAAAGAAATTCAGCAAGGAATTTTCTTACACAGAGAAATAGACACTTTTACAGATGCTCATAAAATTGTACGGAAAAGCAAAAGACGTTTACATAAAAGGTACAGACATTATGATGGTGTAATTATCGATATTTTTTATGATTATTTCTTAGCGAAAAATTGGGCTGATTATTCAGACGTTTCTTTGGATGTGTATACCAAAAGCGTTTATAAATTATTTAGCAAAATTTCAGACGATTTACCTGTAAAGTCTCAAAACTTTATTAAGTATATGATTGAATATAATATTTTATTCAATTATCAATATAAAGACGGAATTGCAAAGGTTTTAAACGGAATGAATACCAGAACAAAAGGAAAATCTCAAATGAATCTAGCCATCGAAGACTTACGCCTTTTAGAAGATGAACTCCAAGAAGATTTTACCTTATTTTTTAAAGACTTAATTGAGCACACAAATAAAAAATTCAAAGAATTAACCGACATTCAATATAAAAATAAATAG
- the dnaN gene encoding DNA polymerase III subunit beta, producing the protein MKFIVSSSQLLKQLQVLGGVINSNNTLPILDNFLFELAENELKVSASDLETTMSSVVEVESESSGSIAVSARLLLDTLKTFPNQPLTFKTEGDNAIEISSDQGKYDMAYFGGDEFPKAVTLASPSTTVVPASILGTAISKTIFAAGNDDLRPVMSGVFFQFSSQSLTFVATDAHKLVKYTRTDVTADQTAEFIMPKKPLNLLKGILGGSDSDVTIEYNDANAKFTFDNIVLVCRLIDGKYPNYEAVIPKENPNKLTVDRASFLNSVRRVSIFSSKTTHQIRLKMAGTELNISAEDLDFSNKADERLSCDYQGDDMQIGFNSRFLSEMLNNLSSNDVLIEMSLPNRAGILTPIDGTDEGEQVTMLVMPVMLNS; encoded by the coding sequence ATGAAATTTATTGTATCGAGTTCGCAATTATTAAAACAATTACAAGTTTTAGGCGGCGTTATAAATAGTAACAATACCTTACCAATTTTAGATAACTTTTTGTTTGAATTAGCTGAGAATGAATTAAAGGTTTCTGCATCAGATTTAGAAACAACTATGAGTTCTGTGGTTGAAGTAGAAAGTGAAAGTTCTGGATCTATTGCTGTATCTGCCCGTTTATTATTAGATACTCTAAAAACGTTTCCAAACCAACCTTTAACGTTTAAAACGGAAGGTGACAATGCAATTGAAATTAGTTCTGATCAGGGTAAATATGACATGGCTTATTTTGGTGGAGATGAATTTCCTAAAGCGGTTACTTTGGCATCACCAAGTACAACAGTTGTGCCTGCTAGCATTTTAGGAACTGCAATTTCTAAAACAATATTTGCAGCAGGAAATGATGATTTACGCCCAGTAATGAGTGGAGTATTTTTTCAATTTAGTTCACAAAGTTTAACTTTTGTTGCTACAGATGCACATAAATTAGTTAAATATACAAGAACAGATGTTACTGCAGATCAAACTGCAGAATTTATTATGCCAAAAAAACCTTTAAACTTATTAAAAGGAATTTTAGGTGGTTCTGATAGCGATGTTACTATTGAATATAATGATGCAAATGCAAAGTTTACGTTTGATAATATTGTTTTAGTGTGTCGTTTAATTGATGGAAAATATCCTAATTACGAAGCGGTTATCCCTAAAGAGAATCCTAATAAATTAACAGTTGATAGAGCTTCTTTCTTAAACTCTGTAAGACGTGTTTCTATTTTCTCTAGCAAAACAACACACCAGATTCGTTTAAAAATGGCGGGTACAGAATTAAATATCTCTGCAGAAGATTTAGATTTTTCTAACAAAGCAGACGAACGTTTAAGCTGCGATTACCAAGGAGACGATATGCAGATTGGCTTTAACTCTCGTTTTTTAAGTGAAATGTTAAACAACTTAAGTTCTAACGACGTTTTAATAGAAATGTCTTTACCAAACAGAGCAGGAATTTTAACTCCTATTGATGGTACAGACGAAGGTGAACAAGTTACCATGTTGGTAATGCCTGTAATGTTGAATAGTTAA